In one Mus pahari unplaced genomic scaffold, PAHARI_EIJ_v1.1 scaffold_8136_1, whole genome shotgun sequence genomic region, the following are encoded:
- the LOC110314705 gene encoding mas-related G-protein coupled receptor member A6-like produces the protein MALTTTNPMDETIPGSIDIEILIPNLMIIIFALVGLTGNAIVLWLLGFSLHRNAFTVYVLNLALADFLFLLCHIILSTERLLNYPFSNSIFHNCLITFRVVLYITGLSILSAISTERCLSVLCPIWYRCHRPEHTSTVMCAVIWVLCLFIGMLVCYFCDIFHIRHVLDNWCMASNFFTAAYLMFLLVVLCLSSLALLARLFCGTERMKLTRLYVTIMLTLLVFLICGLPCGFYWFLIFWIKNSYSEVAYSLYLASIVLTAVNSCANPIIYFFVGSFRHQLRHQTLKMVLQRALQDTPESAENMVEMSRSKAEP, from the coding sequence ATGGCACTCACAACAACAAATCCAATGGATGAAACCATCCCTGGAAGTATTGACATCGAAATCCTAATCCCAAACTTGATGATTATCATCTTCGCACTGGTAGGGCTGACAGGAAATGCCATTGTGTTGTGGCTCCTGGGTTTCTCCTTGCACAGGAATGCCTTCACGGTCTACGTCCTAAACTTGGCCCTGgctgacttcctcttcctcctctgtcacatCATACTTTCCACAGAGAGACTTCTCAATTATCCCTTCTCCAACAGTATCTTTCACAATTGCCTCATCACTTTCAGGGTGGTTCTATACATCACAGGCCTGAGCATACTCAGTGCTATCAGCACTGAGCGCTGCCTGTCTGTTCTGTGCCCCATCTGGTATCGCTGCCACCGCCCAGAACACACATCAACTGTCATGTGTGCTGTGATCTGGGTCCTGTGCCTGTTTATCGGCATGCTGGTTTGTTATTTCTGCGATATATTTCATATTAGACATGTACTTGACAATTGGTGTATGGCATCAAACTTCTTTACTGCTGCATACCTGATGTTTTTGCTTGTGGTCCTCTGTCTGTCCAGCCTTGCTCTGCTAGCCAGGTTGTTCTGTGGCACTGAGCGGATGAAGCTTACCAGATTGTATGTGACCATCATGCTGACACTTTTGGTTTTTCTCATCTGCGGCCTTCCCTGTGGCTTCTACTGGTTCCTAATTTTCTGGATTAAGAATAGTTACAGTGAAGTCGCTTATAgtctttatctggcatcaattgtCCTGACTGCTGTTAACAGCTGTGCCAACCCCATCATTTACTTCTTCGTGGGCTCCTTCAGGCATCAGTTGAGGCACCAGACCCTCAAAATGGTTCTCCAGAGGGCACTGCAGGACACACCTGAGTCTGCTGAGAACATGGTAGAGATGTCAAGAAGCAAAGCAGAGCCTTGA